One Alnus glutinosa chromosome 3, dhAlnGlut1.1, whole genome shotgun sequence genomic region harbors:
- the LOC133864800 gene encoding mitochondrial import inner membrane translocase subunit TIM23-1-like, with the protein MAHTMSDRDQGSDPSSQARLYDPYQGLQVPIPARNVYQLPTTPQYLFDEEARRQRRGWSDNITFFTGCGYLSGALCGGASGLVSGVRSFESGDTAKLRLNRVLNASGHAGRAWGNRIGIIGLIYAGMESGIVALRDTDDVWNSVAAGLGTGAVYRAARGVRSAAVAGAVGGVLVGLAVTGKQAMKRYVPL; encoded by the coding sequence aTGGCTCACACCATGTCGGATCGCGATCAAGGGTCCGACCCGTCAAGTCAGGCCCGTCTCTACGACCCGTACCAGGGCCTCCAGGTCCCGATCCCGGCCCGGAACGTGTACCAGCTGCCGACGACTCCGCAGTACCTCTTTGACGAGGAGGCTCGCCGGCAACGCCGCGGCTGGAGCGACAACATCACTTTCTTCACCGGTTGTGGATACCTCTCCGGGGCGCTATGTGGCGGTGCCTCCGGACTCGTCTCCGGCGTTAGGTCCTTCGAGTCCGGCGACACCGCCAAGCTCCGGCTCAACCGGGTGCTCAACGCGTCGGGCCACGCCGGCCGGGCCTGGGGAAACAGGATCGGCATCATCGGGCTTATCTACGCCGGCATGGAGAGCGGGATCGTGGCCCTTAGGGACACCGACGACGTCTGGAACAGCGTGGCCGCGGGGCTTGGCACTGGCGCTGTGTATCGGGCGGCGCGTGGGGTGAGGTCGGCTGCCGTAGCCGGAGCCGTCGGCGGCGTCCTAGTCGGTCTGGCCGTCACCGGGAAGCAGGCTATGAAGCGATACGTGCCGCTATGA